Proteins found in one Triticum aestivum cultivar Chinese Spring chromosome 4D, IWGSC CS RefSeq v2.1, whole genome shotgun sequence genomic segment:
- the LOC123095898 gene encoding protein POLLEN DEFECTIVE IN GUIDANCE 1, protein MSLRSGGRKLSFELLSSGLTAADDDASPRSLPETSSDGQRRRKRRSKRKRGALQSPPIAEEEPRVDAHPPAALRVADLMPVVEKVCQTSDAERSAAGCVAYVGVELRQRNVAGNGRAVTFAEDAASSCGSSSRESAAAAAAAAVPDVIDPARRPEANGVVKKLEKDESLDWEKYIKENSNVLGEVERRDNSPFRYFIGEMYSGNSLRSTIAVGNDKKRQRVYNTMFHVPWRCERLIVAGFFVCLDSFLSLLTIMPARIVMTVWRILKTRQFLRPNAADLSDYGCFVVLALGVASLQMIDISLIYHVIRGQGTIKLYVVYNVLEIFDKLCQSFGEDVLQVLFNSAEGLSTCSTDRVTFELLRFLLDGAIAVLAFVVHSFVLLAQAITLSTCIIAHNNALLALLVSNNFAEIKSNVFKKVSKENLHNLVYYDIIERFHITAFLLFVLAQNILEAEGPWFDSFLINASYVFMCEVLIDAIKHSFLAKFNEIKPVAYSEFLEDLSKQILNEQPDDRQKDLTFIPLAPACVVIRVLTPVYATLLPAGPFIWRIFWILLWSVLTYFMLAIFKILVGLILRCLATWYINLRLTRKQHAD, encoded by the exons ATGTCACTCCGATCCGGCGGCCGCAAGCTCTCGTTCGAGCTCCTCTCCAGCGGTctcaccgccgccgacgacgacgcgTCCCCGCGCTCCCTCCCCGAGACCTCCTCCGATGGCCAGCGCCGCCGCAAGAGGCGCTCCAAGCGCAAGCGGGGGGCGCTCCAGAGCCCCCCGATCGCGGAGGAGGAGCCGCGCGTGGACGCCCACCCGCCCGCCGCGCTCAGGGTAGCGGATCTGATGCCCGTGGTGGAGAAGGTCTGCCAGACCTCGGACGCGGAGCGGTCCGCGGCGGGCTGCGTGGCGTACGTCGGCGTGGAGCTGAGGCAGAGGAACGTGGCCGGGAATGGGAGGGCGGTGACGTTCGCGGAGGACGCGGCCAGCAGCTGCGGGAGCAGCTCGCGTgaaagcgccgccgccgccgccgccgccgcggtgccgGATGTGATTGACCCGGCCCGGCGGCCTGAGGCGAATGGCGTTGTGAAGAAACTGGAGAAGGATGAGTCTCTGGACTGGGAaaagtacatcaaggagaacagcAACGTTCTCGGAG AAGTCGAGCGCCGGGACAATTCACCATTCAGATACTTCATTGGAGAAATGTATAGCGGCAATTCACTTAGGAGTACAATTGCAGTGGGTAATGACAAGAAGCGACAGCGGGTCTACAACACTATGTTTCATGTGCCTTGGAGATGTGAACGG CTAATTGTCGCAGGATTCTTTGTCTGCTTGGATTCCTTTCTGTCTTTGCTCACCATTATGCCTGCAAGAATTGTGATGACAGTTTGGCGAATTCTGAAAACCAG GCAGTTTCTTCGGCCAAATGCTGCTGATTTATCAGATTATGGATGTTTTGTAGTTCTAGCCCTAGGAGTTGCTTCTTTGCAAATGATAG ATATTAGTTTGATTTACCATGTCATTCGTGGCCAGGGCACGATCAAGCTCTATGTGGTATACAACGTACTAGAG ATCTTTGACAAACTATGTCAATCATTTGGCGAGGATGTGTTGCAAGTTTTGTTCAACTCAGCTGAGGGACTGTCAACGTGTTCAACTGACAGGGTCACATTCGAACTGTTGCGGTTCCTTTTGGATGGGGCTATTGCTGTCCTTGCATTTG TTGTGCATTCATTTGTCCTCTTAGCCCAAGCTATCACCCTGTCAACATGTATTATTGCCCATAACAATGCACTATTGGCTCTTTTGGTGTCCAATAATTTTGCTGAGATTAAAAGCAATGTATTTAAGAAAGTTAGCAAAGAGAACCTTCACAATCTGGTTTACTATG ATATCATTGAGAGGTTTCACATCACAGCATTTTTACTGTTTGTACTAGCTCAAAATATCTTGGAAGCAGAGGGGCCATGGTTTGACAGTTTTCTTATT AATGCCTCCTATGTATTTATGTGTGAAGTACTTATTGATGCTATCAAGCATTCATTCCTTGCAAAATTTAATGAGATAAAGCCAGTTGCTTATTCAGAGTTTCTGGAAGACTTATCCAAGCAG ATATTGAATGAGCAACCTGATGACCGTCAGAAAGATCTAACATTCATCCCCCTTGCCCCTGCTTGTGTG GTAATTCGTGTACTGACTCCAGTGTATGCCACCCTGCTTCCTGCTGGGCCGTTTATCTGGAGAATATTCTGGATCTTGCTCTGGTCAGTTCTGACCTATTTTATGCTCGCCATCTTCAAGATACTAGTGGGATTGATACTGCGTTGCCTCGCGACTTGGTATATCAATCTACGTCTCACAAGAAAACAACATGCGGACTGA
- the LOC123095899 gene encoding vacuolar sorting protein 39, translating to MVHSAYDAVELVSGVPGRIEAVASHGGKLLVAASDCSLRIYSAPAPADGGEIRRDGPYALERQEQRLWRRAPSAMEASASRDLLLSLSEWVALHRLPGLETVAVVSKTKGANVFAWDDRRGLLAAGRQKRLTVFRLDSGREFVEVKEFSVPDIVKSMAWCGDNICLGIRRDYMIINSVTGALTEVFSSGRIAPPLVVPLPTGELLLGKDNIGVFVDQNGKLIHDGRIIWSDTPASVVVHKPYAVARLPRHVEIRSLRAPSALVQTVVLRDVQKLVQTDNYILASLSNSVYGLLPVPIGAQIVQLTASGEFEDALALCKLLPPEDSNLRAAKESSIHMRYGHFLFDNGSYEEAMEQFSDAHVDITYVLSLYPYLVLPQTHIIGEHDKLQDLQELARESSDATDEMEAYSLQLHDSDDKSPLENKKMSHNALIALVKYLQKKRNGIIDRATSEVTEEVVSGAVHHSLNLSEPYKAKKPNKKRPQTHRSSVAREMANVLDTSLLQALVLTRQSPGAIELLKGLNYCDLKICEEFLKEKSDYMVLLELYRSNDMHREALQLLNRLVEESKSAMANADFSKKFNPQMIIEYLRPLCRSDPMLVLESSLYVLERNPSDTIELFLSENVPADLVNSYLKQHAPNLQSTYLELMLSMSETGINPNLQNELVQLYLSEVLDWYKILKDEGNWSDKTYSPTRNKLISTLESNSGYNTDTLLKRLPQDALFEERAIMYGKMNQHLRALSLFVHKLHMPERAVAYCDRVYEEGAQQPSKSNIYFNLLQIYLNPKKAEKEIEQKIIPVASQYPGIQRVNSTTKLRGGRMGRKVVEIEGAEDTRFSPSGPDSGRSDGDGDDVSDGGPIMLNEALELLSQRWDRINGAQALRLLPRDTKLQDLVSFLEPLLRNSSEHRRNYMVIKNLILRANLQVKEDLYKRRQAVVKIDGDSMCSLCHKRIANSAFAIYPNGQTLVHFVCFRESQQIKAVRGANSVKRR from the exons ATGGTGCACAGCGCGTATGACGCCGTCGAGCTGGTCTCCGGCGTGCCCGGCCGCATCGAGGCCGTCGCCTCCCACGGCGGGAAGCTCCTCGTCGCGGCCTCCGACTGCTCCCTCCGCATCTACTCCGCGCCGGCCCCCGCCGACGGAGGCGAGATCCGGAGGGACGGGCCCTACGcgctcgagcgccaggagcagcGCCTGTGGCGCCGCGCGCCCTCCGCGATGGAGGCCAGCGCCAGCCGCGACCTCCTGCTCTCGCTCTCCGAGTGGGTCGCCCTCCACCGCCTCCCGGGGCTCGAGACCGTCGCCGTCGTCTCCAAGACCAAGGGCGCCAACGTCTTCGCCTGGGACGACCGCCGGGGCCTGCTCGCCGCCGGCCGCCAGAAGCGCCTAACCGTCTTCCGCCTCGACA GTGGGCGAGAATTTGTCGAGGTGAAGGAATTTAGTGTGCCTGATATTGTGAAATCAATGGCCTGGTGTGGTGACAACATATGCCTTGGGATCAGGAGGGACTATATGATCATAAATAGCGTGACTGGGGCATTAACTGAAGTGTTCTCTTCTGGGAGGATTGCTCCTCCTTTAGTTGTGCCTCTTCCTACCGGGGAGCTCCTCCTTGGAAAG GACAACATCGGTGTATTTGTTGATCAAAACGGGAAACTTATTCATGACGGTCGGATAATTTGGTCGGACACTCCTGCCTCTGTTGTTGTACATAAGCCGTATGCTGTGGCACGTCTGCCACGACATGTTGAG ATACGGTCTCTTAGAGCTCCCAGCGCATTGGTTCAGACAGTTGTCCTCCGTGATGTTCAAAAGCTTGTTCAAACTGACAACTATATACTTGCTTCGCTGTCCAACTCAGTCTATGGTTTGCTGCCTGTTCCTATTGGTGCTCAG ATAGTGCAATTGACCGCCTCTGGAGAATTTGAGGACGCGCTGGCATTGTGTAAGTTACTTCCACCTGAGGATTCAAACCTACGAGCTGCAAAAGAAAGCTCAATACACATGAG ATATGGGCACTTCTTATTTGATAATGGGAGCTATGAGGAAGCAATGGAACAGTTTTCGGATGCACATGTGGATATTACTTATGTGCTATCTCTATACCCATACCTTGTTCTGCCTCAAACACACATTATAGGTGAACATGACAAGCTTCAAGACCTTCAAGAATTAGCAAGAGAATCTTCTGATGCGACAGATGAAATGGAAGCATACTCTTTGCAACTTCATGATTCTGATGATAAATCTCCATTGGAGAACAAGAAAATGAGTCATAATGCTCTAATAGCCCTTGTGAAGTACTTGCAGAAGAAAAGAAATGGTATAATTGATAGAGCGACATCTGAAGTAACTGAGGAGGTCGTCTCTGGAGCTGTGCACCATAGCTTAAACTTATCTGAGCCATATAAGGCAAAGAAGCCAAATAAG AAACGGCCCCAAACACATAGAAGCTCTGTTGCAAGAGAAATGGCGAATGTGCTGGACACATCTCTTCTTCAAGCTCTTGTTCTTACAAGACAGTCACCAGGAGCTATAGAGTTATTGAAAGGACTCAATTATTGTGATTTGAAGATATGTGAGGAGTTTCTGAAGGAAAAGAGCGATTATATGGTATTACTTGAGCTCTACAGAAGCAATGACATGCACCGTGAAGCTCTCCAGTTACTCAATCGGTTGGTTGAAGAATCGAAGTCTGCGATGGCTAATGCTGATTTTAGTAAAAAGTTTAACCCACAAATGATCATTGAGTATCTCAGG CCCCTTTGTAGATCTGACCCAATGCTGGTTTTGGAGTCTTCTTTGTATGTTCTTGAACGCAACCCGTCAGACACTATTGAGCTCTTTTTGTCTGAAAATGTTCCAGCAGATTTGGTAAATTCATATCTGAAACAGCATGCTCCAAATTTGCAGTCAACTTACTTAGAGCTAATGCTTTCAATGAGTGAAACCGGGATCAATCCTAATCTACAAAATGAGCTG GTGCAACTTTACCTTTCTGAAGTTCTTGACTGGTACAAGATTCTGAAGGATGAAGGAAATTGGAGTGATAAAACATATTCCCCAACGCGGAACAAGTTGATATCTACATTAGAGAGTAATTCAGGTTACAATACGGACACACTTCTTAAACGCCTTCCGCAGGATGCTCTTTTTGAAGAGCGTGCTATCATGTACGGGAAAATGAATCAACACCTCCGTGCATTATCTCTCTTTGTTCATAAG CTCCATATGCCAGAGCGTGCAGTTGCATACTGTGACCGTGTTTATGAGGAAGGAGCGCAGCAGCCTTCCAAGTCCAATATTTATTTTAATCTTCTGCAAATTTATCTAAACCCGAAAAAAGCTGAAAAAGAGATCGAGCAGAAAATTATTCCAGTGGCATCACAGTACCCTGGAATTCAGAGGGTTAACTCTACTACTAAGCTCAGAGGAGGGCGTATGGGTAGAAAGGTTGTTGAGATTGAAGGGGCTGAAGACACACGCTTTAGCCCTAGTGGACCAGATAGTGGCCGAAGTGATGGTGATGGAGATGATGTTAGCGACGGAGGCCCTATAATGTTGAACGAAGCACTTGAATTGTTAAGCCAACGGTGGGACAGAATAAATGGTGCTCAGGCTCTTCGGTTGTTACCAAGAGACACGAAACTGCAG GATCTGGTGTCATTTCTTGAACCACTATTGCGGAACTCTAGTGAACATCGGCGCAATTATATGGTTATCAAAAACTTGATTCTCCGGGCAAACTTGCAG GTAAAGGAGGACCTGTACAAACGACGCCAAGCTGTTGTGAAGATTGATGGAGATAGCATGTGTTCTCTTTGTCATAAGCGCATTGCAAACAGCGCTTTTGCAATTTATCCAAATGGACAGACGCTGGTGCATTTTGTATGCTTTAGAGAATCACAACAGATTAAGGCTGTTAGAGGCGCAAACTCTGTGAAACGTAGATGA